DNA sequence from the Oncorhynchus clarkii lewisi isolate Uvic-CL-2024 chromosome 24, UVic_Ocla_1.0, whole genome shotgun sequence genome:
CATTTTCTGAATATCTAAAAATATTAGGTGCCTTATATTAAACTGGTAAATATAAATGCACTGCTATTCCCAACAGATAAGTTCCCTTTGACTGAGAAGTACACAGTGACAGAGAACATGCTGAAAGGGCGCGTCATTTCCAAATATGACCTGGGACACTTCTTCATCAAGTGCTTGTCCATCTCTGACTGGGACAGGAAGACCGTTGGGGTTTGCGGGGAGTACAGTTAATCCTAACAAGACagagccctcctccttccctgttTCCATGAAGCAGTTACCACAGCTGGCCTATCAGACACCGCAACTTAGATCTTATTTCTACAGGCCAATCTTTCTTGCTTGAAAGAAATGGCAGCTTTGGCTTTTGCTAATGTTTTGTAATTATTTTCATTATCTTGACAATGGATATTATAATGTAGGAAAAACGTCATATGTTAATCATCTTTGTAGTTGTTGTGGGCCTCAGACTTTGTGCAGACTATATGgttcaaatatatattttctccGAACAGCAATTTAATGTTGAATGTACAGTATGAGTACCAAGTGAGTCAGCAATTAGGCCTATGTGTTATTGATAGCCTATGCCTACTTGTAGCCTGATCGTGTGCTGTGCCAACAAATGTAGACTACAAATGTATATATTCCTAAGAATCATATAATATGTCATCATTTTATAGCTTGCTTTTGAAATAAAGGGTTGCCAGTCTTTGTGTCACTCTCTCTAGAAAAACATGTCGACAATGTTTATCAGAGGTATTTGCTGGCACTATGTTGCCATTGAGGGTGAACAGCTGAAATGGAGCTTGAACCAATAACTGTGGTTTTTGGTGAACTAGCACCTGACCTGTGCCATGAAGGTCTCAAAAGTCTTCTTGGCAGATGCAGTAGTACACTCACATACAGAGTCACTATTTCCGATATCTAGAAGTGTCACATACACAAACCCCTTTGTGAACACTTCAAACAAAAGCTTAGAGACTGCTGGGACTATCCCACCACTGTCAACACCATAGACGACATTTCCATTATCTACTGCAATTCTGACGAGTTTGAATTTCTAATTTGGCGATTGAGACAAACATTTTAGAAGCTTTCTGCTTGAATATAGAGACAAACAGGTAGGCATGCAATTACTTGCGAAGCCTAATCACAGTATCATGGGCATGCAAAGCATTCAGTAACTTGTTGAGCAATGTAGCTCGTGACAGTCCATAGCTGGCTTTGTCAAAATAGGCCAGCCTACTGTAAACccaaataaagttttttttaaacctaTATTTACTTATATTTTAATTTAGTATTATTTGAGAAACGCTATCCGATTCACATGCATTAGTAATTTGccttaaatatgtattttttattctTATGTAGGCTACCCTAGTGATGTAATGCACTCATGTAACTCGCCGCTTGTCACTATTTCCAGCACCCAGGGAAAATACTACACTATGAAGATAAGCTAAAACCTCTCCTCCAATAGAAATCGCTGATCACACTtggggtgcgttcgtaaattaatTCTGTCTATCTACTCAGATTTACGACCTGGGTACACTCTGCAACACTGGAGGCAATTTACGAACGCACCATTGTAGATGAAGGCATGACGACGGTGGCTAGCTAAACTCATGCGTAGAAACACGTTATCGGGTCTAACGGTCGTCTCGCGACAAATCACAGGCAAAAGTTATTTTGACGAAAATGAAAACGTTTCAGTTTGTCACGAGGTTTGAGTAATAatatgttcaactacttaagataTTGGCTCGAATCTAGGGTGTGCTTTTAGATTTCGAGAAAATTAAGAACTAAGGAAGAATTGTTCACTTCTCTCCTTCACTTGATTTTGGCGAGACTcaaacctctcgcttcgccttTTCCTCTCTGGTGAAACTTAAATCTCGGGCGGGAACAAGTTTACGTTTTAGTTTGCCGGTGGATTTTGTACCGCGTTGGCGTGCTAGGCAAACAAATATATTTGGAGCGAACAGCTTTCTTTACATTTGTATATTGAAAAGATACCTGGAGCCAGAAGAACAGTTGCAGGTATGTTGTTTTGTCAAATTTCGACAAAGTAACGTTAGGAAGTGGAGAGAAAgctattgctagctagctacctagctaaccaACGTTAGCTACTGTACTAACGTTAGCTGTCTAGGCATTTATTTACTAGCCAATTATCACCGGGACATAGCTATATTACTAGATAATTATTATCCCACAACTGCAGTCAGCTCACCATGTAACGTGATGTGATCTTTAAAGATTCTTACCAAGGTTTGTGTTCTCCCTCTAGCTAACAGTAACAACGTTTGGtcgaggaggatgatgatgatatcCAAGGGACAGAAGCGCAAACTCCATGATGATGTCGTGGGGTGCATGCGTAGCGCCACTTGGGAGAGCCAGCGGCAGTCAGTGCTGGGCATCTCCCTCGACAAGTACCACCGCGGGAAGGCACTGGTGGAGCCTAGTTTGCGCCGCTCGGTGTTGATAGCCAACACCCTGCGGCAGATACACATAGAAAACAAGCCTCCATCTGGGTTAGTTAAACTGACAGGACCTGTGCCACCCATGGTCCCATCTAACCCCTGCACCCAACGGGAGTCTGGTATGGGTGTTGTAAACAGTGTCGAGGACATGGAGGAGGTCTGGATGTCCTCAGAGAGTGACTTCTCCCTGTCAGCTGCAGTCTCCTCCATCCTGAAAGAACTAGACTTAGCCGTTGATGGAGGGCCAGGGCCTCAGGCACCTCAGAGGACACCTTTCATGTCCATTGAGAACCTACCTGGAGACCTGAAGTCCAGACAGGCCCCCACATGGCACTGGAGTTCTGAGTGGCGCCCTGGGGGTTCTAGAACCTCAGAGGGGGTGGCTTTTGGTAG
Encoded proteins:
- the LOC139382964 gene encoding SERTA domain-containing protein 3-like — protein: MMMISKGQKRKLHDDVVGCMRSATWESQRQSVLGISLDKYHRGKALVEPSLRRSVLIANTLRQIHIENKPPSGLVKLTGPVPPMVPSNPCTQRESGMGVVNSVEDMEEVWMSSESDFSLSAAVSSILKELDLAVDGGPGPQAPQRTPFMSIENLPGDLKSRQAPTWHWSSEWRPGGSRTSEGVAFGSVEEVMHSSYLQDVKLDELFHDIDTSVFDREMGVRALSAAASDELLKYLPSLSSVPSTSPSPFSLNQSFRDLNELEHIMEILVES